In Helianthus annuus cultivar XRQ/B chromosome 9, HanXRQr2.0-SUNRISE, whole genome shotgun sequence, the following are encoded in one genomic region:
- the LOC110876331 gene encoding ATP-dependent DNA helicase pif1-like translates to MTHKHCFEALDRTMRDISRSSQPNMQSKPFGGKVILFGGDFRQILPVIPKGTRTMIVNASLNSSYIWRHCKVLKLTENMRLRVGCQEADLKEIKEFGEWILKLGDGLLGEENDGEIDIEIPDDLLIHDQQRAILAPTNEVVDSINKELLESLPGEEKVYFSSDSLCQSEEESELNMALFPPDVLNNLRLSGLPNHKLVLKVGAPVMLPKNINQANGLCNGTRLKITKLGKVVIEAKIITWTNIDHHTLISRLKMTPSDKKIPVKISQRQFPLSLCFAMTINKSQGQSLERVGLYLPRPVFSLGQLYVVVSRVKNRKGLKILICDKEKRVYTTTTNVVYKEVLQNL, encoded by the exons ATGACTCACAAGCATTGTTTCGAGGCTCTTGATAGAACAATGAGAGACATATCACGTTCCAGTCAACCGAACATGCAATCGAAGCCGTTTGGGGGAAAGGTCATTCTATTTGGTGGTGATTTTAGACAAATTCTTCCGGTCATCCCTAAAGGTACCAGAACAATGATAGTCAATGCTTCTTTGAATTCTTCTTATATATGGCGGCACTGTAAAGTACTAAAGCTAACTGAGAATATGAGATTAAGAGTTGGTTGTCAGGAAGCAGATTTGAAAGAAATAAAGGAATTTGGAGAATGGATTTTAAAGCTTGGTGATGGTCTGCTTGGTGAAGAAAATGATGGTGAGATTGATATTGAAATACCAGATGATTTACTTATTCATGACCAA CAAAGAGCGATTCTTGCTCCAACTAATGAAGTAGTGGATTCAATAAATAAAGAGTTGTTAGAGAGTCTGCCTGGTGAAGAAAAGGTTTATTTTAGTTCAGATAGTTTATGCCAATCGGAGGAAGAATCAGAGCTTAATATGGCGTTGTTTCCTCCTGATGTGTTAAACAATCTTCGTTTATCTGGTTTACCTAATCATAAATTAGTACTGAAAGTTGGTGCTCCGGTGATGTTACCCAAAAACATTAATCAGGCAAATGGATTGTGTAATGGTACACGTTTAAAAATCACGAAGCTCGGAAAAGTTGTGATTGaagcaaaaattatcacatgGACTAATATAGatcatcatactttgatttcaagACTGAAGATGACACCTTCAGATAAAAAAATACCAGTGAAGATTTCTCAAAGACAATTCCCACTTTCACTGTGTTTTGCTATGACAATAAATAAAAGTCAAGGACAATCATTGGAGCGTGTTGGTTTATATCTTCCACGTCCAGTGTTTAGTCTTGGCCAGCTCTATGTTGTTGTATCTAGAGTAAAAAATAGGAAGggattgaaaattttgatttgtgATAAAGAGAAACGAGTCTATACAACCACTACTAATGTGGTTTACAAGGAAGTTTTACAAAATCTATGA